Proteins co-encoded in one Gemmatimonadales bacterium genomic window:
- the modA gene encoding molybdate ABC transporter substrate-binding protein — protein sequence MSALLRAALAALGLAIPITGPATGAPAALTVYAAASLTEPFRELGRSLEQRHPGITVQFNFAGSQQLAAQLEQGAPADLFASADQRWMDYVKDKGLTEGETSVFTRNRLVVIVPRTNPARIGSLQDLARRGTKLVLAAEAVPAGRYSREALQKLAAAPGFPPGYDRGVLANVVSQEENVKSVVAKVQLGEADGGMVYRSDVTRAVSRYVRVFEIPDVYNVIASYPIALLKSARNPDAARQFLELVASDEGQRVFQHDGFLPAAAAAPAAAQP from the coding sequence ATGAGCGCTCTACTCCGGGCCGCGCTGGCCGCCTTGGGCCTGGCGATCCCCATCACGGGCCCCGCGACGGGTGCGCCCGCCGCACTCACGGTGTATGCCGCCGCCTCGCTCACCGAGCCGTTCCGTGAGCTGGGCCGGTCTCTGGAGCAGCGCCACCCCGGCATTACCGTGCAGTTCAACTTTGCCGGGTCGCAGCAACTCGCCGCCCAGCTGGAGCAGGGCGCCCCGGCGGATCTGTTCGCCTCCGCCGACCAGCGCTGGATGGACTACGTCAAGGACAAGGGGCTGACCGAGGGCGAGACTTCGGTCTTCACGCGCAACCGGCTGGTCGTGATCGTGCCGCGCACCAATCCGGCCCGGATCGGGAGCCTGCAGGACCTGGCCCGGCGCGGGACCAAGCTGGTGCTGGCCGCCGAAGCGGTGCCGGCCGGCAGGTACAGCCGGGAGGCGCTCCAGAAGCTGGCCGCCGCGCCGGGCTTCCCGCCGGGATACGATCGCGGGGTACTCGCCAACGTGGTGTCACAGGAAGAGAACGTGAAGAGCGTGGTGGCCAAGGTGCAGCTCGGCGAGGCCGATGGGGGGATGGTCTACCGTTCGGACGTGACCCGGGCGGTCTCCCGCTACGTGCGGGTGTTCGAGATCCCCGACGTCTACAACGTCATTGCGAGCTATCCGATCGCCCTGCTCAAGTCGGCCCGGAACCCCGACGCGGCGCGGCAGTTCCTGGAGCTGGTCGCGAGCGACGAAGGACAACGCGTTTTCCAGCACGACGGTTTCCTGCCCGCCGCCGCCGCCGCACCGGCCGCGGCCCAGCCCTGA
- a CDS encoding TOBE domain-containing protein, with amino-acid sequence MGLLNADQAASYLHLNVKRIQALARAGKLPGRRVGRKWLFDERDLDSALGTEPRSEAGGLDLSARNQLRGRVAGLNIEGLMAEVRIQMADQELVAVITRSSAERLRLKVGEVVFAVIKSTEVMIAKGSTS; translated from the coding sequence ATGGGACTTTTAAATGCCGATCAGGCCGCTTCGTACCTCCACCTCAACGTCAAGCGCATCCAGGCCCTCGCCCGGGCCGGCAAGCTGCCGGGCCGCCGGGTGGGACGGAAATGGCTGTTCGATGAGCGGGATCTCGACTCCGCCCTCGGGACCGAGCCCCGGTCCGAGGCGGGCGGGCTCGATCTGAGCGCCAGAAATCAACTGCGCGGCCGGGTGGCGGGACTCAACATCGAAGGCCTGATGGCCGAGGTCCGGATCCAGATGGCGGACCAGGAGCTGGTTGCCGTGATCACCCGAAGCTCCGCCGAGCGACTGCGGCTCAAGGTCGGCGAGGTAGTGTTCGCCGTCATCAAGTCCACCGAAGTGATGATCGCGAAGGGCAGCACATCATGA